One Cydia splendana chromosome 21, ilCydSple1.2, whole genome shotgun sequence genomic region harbors:
- the LOC134801133 gene encoding uncharacterized protein LOC134801133, with protein MKPVFLIASTILLLSDVRAIEVATHIPASVAKIINDTRRIINGWEVTEGRPYMVHLKLPKSNVKQQAYKTWLCGGVIVHEEYILTSAACIEDAEHFYIVSGTYKYSIDDDKYNNLCIKNGAKKAIWKCIPKNYVFDGHENDNIRWMNNDIAVVKVEDGFDFDRRVRGCDFIPKPISYNNQSATLENPGNIASIAGWGSTSKYSDWATRRKDLSAQNLLETRVEIISKNRCKKRWGTRYANIIENYMICTKDLGQTMSEICNEKYVDCQDINYSEEEEGRRFVEKVPTNLVMHSAYDHHHTNDTHTNDTNTAVNVTSERRSKGGNSVDGGFCENDHGGPLIYGEGNNAIVIGIISACLVKERTNKCYGPFLYTSIFKNRQFISCAIYKDVEAKCRRQFRSGETHTEKSISWKQHADGPAVNELDHPVNNEDKYEPKEPKEPGVPILRQPDKVYPNRGYVVRAQERIQNVTTSV; from the exons ATGAAGCCTGTTTTCTTAATTGCAAGTACAATACTATTGCTTTCAG aTGTACGGGCTATTGAAGTAGCGACGCACATACCGGCATCGGTAGCAAAAATTATCAATGATACCCGAAGAATTATAAACGGCTGGGAGGTCACAGAGGGAAGACCGTACATG GTGCACCTAAAACTACCTAAGAGCAACGTAAAGCAACAGGCCTACAAGACCTGGTTATGTGGAGGCGTCATTGTCCATGAGGAGTACATCCTCACTTCAGCAGCTTGCATCGAGGACGCTGAGCATTTTTACATCGTTTCTGGAACTTACAA GTATTCAATAGATGATGACAAATACAACAACCTATGTATCAAGAACGGTGCTAAAAAAGCTATCTGGAAATGTATTCCTAAAA ATTACGTATTCGACGGCCACGAGAACGACAACATCAGATGGATGAACAACGACATCGCCGTAGTCAAGGTGGAGGACGGATTCGACTTCGATCGGCGAGTCCGCGGCTGCGACTTCATACCGAAGCCAATCTCGTATAACAACCAGAGCGCCACTCTGGAGAACCCTGGGAATATCGCCTCTATCGCTGGCTGGGGAAGCACATCGAAATACAGCGAC TGGGCGACGCGAAGAAAGGACTTGAGCGCGCAAAACCTCCTGGAGACCCGAGTGGAAATCATATCCAAGAACAGGTGCAAGAAACGCTGGGGGACGCGCTACGCTAACATCATCGAAAACTACATGATTTGCACAAAGGATTTGGGACAAACCATGTCTGAGATCTGCAAT GAAAAGTATGTAGACTGCCAAGACATCAACTACTCGGAGGAAGAAGAAGGCAGAAGATTCGTAGAGAAGGTGCCAACAAACTTGGTGATGCACTCTGCGTACGACCACCATCATACTAATGATACGCATACGAATGATACGAACACCGCTGTGAATGTGACAAGCGAACGGAGATCCAAAGGAGGGAATTCGGTTGACGGCGGATTTTGTGAG AATGACCACGGCGGCCCCCTCATCTACGGCGAAGGCAACAACGCCATCGTTATCGGCATCATCTCCGCCTGCCTCGTCAAAGAGCGTACCAACAAGTGCTACGGGCCCTTCCTTTACACCAGCATCTTCAAGAACCGCCAGTTCATATCTTGCGCCATTTACAAGGATGTGGA GGCTAAATGCCGAAGACAGTTTAGATCTGGCGAGACACATACAGAGAAATCAATTTCGTGGAAACAGCATGCAGATGG GCCAGCAGTAAATGAGTTGGATCATCCGGTCAATAATGAAGACAAGTATGAACCCAAGGAACCCAAGGAGCCGGGGGTCCCTATATTGCGTCAACCTGACAAAGTGTACCCTAACCGAGGATACGTCGTCAGGGCACAGGAGAGAATACAGAACGTCACTACCAGCGTCTGA